A stretch of DNA from Leucobacter luti:
CACAGTGGCGAGCAGAAGCACAATCAGATCCCCGATCGGGTCGCCCTCCGCTCCCAGGATGCCCTGCAGCACGTTCCAGACGAGCCAGGCTCCGCCCACTGTTTCGAGCAGGAGGACGATCCGCAGTGCGATCCAGCCCGTACGTGTACGAACATGAGCGGCGGGTGTCGCGGTCATTTCGAGTCTCTTTCCAGGTAATTGCGGATTGACTATTGATTTGCATCTATATCCGTGAAACTATATATTCCGTCGAGTTTCGCGCACACCGACGTGAGCATTCTCAGCCACGTATCAGGTAACTATGGCGCGAATTCTAGACTATCCAGTCTCTGGTGATTCGCGCGTGTGCGTCGTACTAAGGAGAAACATAAATGGATTGGCGTGAACAGGCTGCGTGCCTCACTGTAGACCCCGAGCTCTTCTTTCCAGTCGGGAACACCGGTCCTGCAGTAGAGCAGATCGAGCGCGCGAAGTCCGTCTGCGCGCGCTGCACAGTGACAGAAATGTGCCTCCAGTACGCCATGGACACCGGGCAGGATTCCGGCGTGTGGGGCGGCCTGAGCGAGGATGAGCGTCGCGCTCTCAAGCGCCGCGCGGCACGCGCCCGCCGCGCTTCCTAAGCGGTTGTGTGAGTGGCCCCGGACCCGTGAGGGTTCGGGGCCACTGCTGTTTCCGCCCTCCGGTTCCGAGGCGAACATCCCTGCGGTCTCGCACGCGAGTTCCCGCCACACAGCCTGGCGTGGGAGAACGCATGCCCCGCTCCCCTGGCATGCAGGGGAGCGGGCGGGGCCACAGGGGCACCGGGCCACCGGGCCACCGGGCCACCGGGCCGCAACGCGACTGCACCACAGCGCGGGGCTACCGCAGGCACGACAGTCTGGGCACCGAGGGGCCTCACCCCACCCCACACCGCAGCCAGCACCCCGCGCGCAGCATGTGCGCACGCGAGTGCCCACGAACACCACAGCCCCGCACCTGCGACAGGTGCGGGGCTGTGGTGTTCGGCCAGAGCCTTAGTCGGTGCCGGAGTCGAACGCGGCCGACAAGCCCAGCTCGTCAGCATTCTCGTCGATCCCGGTGACGGCCTCAGCGATCTCAGCCGCGCCACCCTTTTCGAGTTCACCCACGAGATCAGCAACCGCGCCGCCCACCATGCCCATCTGGGCGTACTGCTCGAGGCGCTGACGTGAGTCTGCAATGTCGAGGTTGCGCATGGTGAGCTGACCGATTCGGTCCTCCGGGCCGAACGCGGCCCCCACGGTGCGCTCCATGGAGAGCTTCTCGGGGTGGTAGCTCAGCGCAGGCCCCTCGGTGTTGAGGATCGTGTAGTCGTCACCACGGCGCAGGCGCAGCGTCACCTCACCCGTAATTGCGGATCCCACCCAGCGCTGCAGCGACTCGCGCAGCATGAGCGACTGCGGGTCAAGCCAGCGGCCCTCGTACATCAGGCGACCAAGCTTGCGCCCGTCTGTGTGGTAGCTCGCGAGGGTGTCCTCGTTGTGGATCGCGTTCACGAGGCGTTCGTACGTAATGTGCAGCAGGGCCATTCCTGGAGCCTCGTAGATGCCCCGGGACTTGGCTTCGATGATGCGGTTCTCGATCTGGTCGGACACACCGAGGCCGTGGCGGCCGCCGATCGCGTTCGCCTCAAACACGAGCGCGACGGGATCGGTGTATTCCACGCCGTTGATCGCGACAGGACGGCCGGCCTCGAAGCGCACCGACACTTCCTCGGTCGCCACGTCGACGTCGTCGCGCCATGCGGCAACGCCCATGATCGGCTCGACCACGTCGAGCCCAGCGTTCAGGAATTCGAGCGTCTTCGCCTCGTGGGTGGCACCCCAAATGTTCGCGTCCGTCGAGTATGCCTTTTCAGTTGCGTCTCGGTAGGGGTAGCCGCGCTCGACGAGCCACTCACTCATTTCATGGCGGCCGCCCAGCTCACGCACGAAGTCAGCGTCAAGCCACGGCTTGTAGATCCGCAGCGCGGGGTTCGCCATGAGACCGTAGCGATAGAACCGCTCGATATCGTTGCCCTTGTACGTGGATCCGTCGCCCCAAATGTCGACGCCATCTTCCTTCATGGCGCGTACGAGCAGGGTGCCGGTCACGGCGCGGCCGAGCGGCGTCGTGTTGAAGTACGTCTTGCCGCCTGAGCGAACGTTGAATGCGCCAGTCTGGAGCGCAACGAAGCCCTCTTCGACGAGTGGACGCTTGGCATCAACGTGGCGCGCGATCTCGGCGCCGTACTCCTTGGCACGATCGGCAACGCCATCAATATCGGGCTCGTCATACTGCCCGATGTCAGCGGTATAGGTGCAGGGCACAGCGCCCTTTTCGCGCATCCACGCGACCGCGCACGAGGTATCGAGACCACCGGAGAAAGCGATGCCGACGCGCTCGCCAACGGGAAGAGAAGAAAGAACCTTGGACATGCTCTCTATCCTAGAGCGCCGAACGCGGTGCCCGCGCCACAGGGCACTGTCTCGGCCTCTCTCCTGGCTCACCCCCGCGCCTCTTGGGCGCCCCACACCAGGCGAGAGATCGCGTCAATTCCCCCGCAACGCCCCACGACAGCACGTGGAATGTGGGTTGGGTCGCGCACACAGGGAGCACTTGGGAGCCCGCAGCTTCCAGCCCACTCGGTCCCTCTCGGGTACGTCGTGTGACGCTGCGGGAACCCATTCGGAACGCTGGAGAGCACAGCGCGTCCGGAGTGCACGTCGCCAGAAGCGACACCGCAGCTCCTGCTCCTGCACCTGCGCGTCCCCGGCGAGGAGACTGGGCCAGTTCGAGCCTGCTGCCAGGGGAAGCGCGAGTGCGAGACGTGACCACAGGCGTGCAGAACGCCGCTTTATTCTCGCGCTCACGAGGGACGGTATCCGAGTCGAACTGTATGTGTGGCGAACCGTGTCCGAGTCGACCCGCGTCCGAGTCGATCCGCGTCCGAGCCGACCTGTATGCGTGTGGAGCGGGGGTCGACGGTAGATGCGGCCGCATCTGAGCGATTCCTGGTGCGGAATGTCGCAACCGACGGGATTGCTTCCGCGTGAGCGGCCCTCAAGAGGACCCCCAGCACTCAGATTGCAGGCTCGCCTCTCCGGTCGACCCCCTCCGAAATCTACTCCGCCGGAATCAGCCCCATTGCGGCTACCTGATCCCGCTCGGCGGCAAGCTCCGCCACCGAAGCGTCGATCTTGGCGCGCGAGAACGCGTCGATCTCGAGCCCCTCGACCACTCGCCATCCGCCGTCAACGGCGTGCGCCGGGACCGAAGCGATCAGGCCCTCTGGAATGCCATACGCTCCGGTGGAGGGCAGAGACACCGAGGTCCACGCCTCCCCCGTGCCGAGCGCCCAATCGCGTACGTGATCGATCGCGGCGTTCGCGGCTGACGCGACCGACGATCCGCCACGGACCTCAATGATCTCGGCGCCACGATTTGCGACGCGTTCGATATAGGCGCCGCGACCCCAGGTTTCGCCGACCACGTCGAGCGCAGCACGTCCCGAGATCGTGGCGTGGCTGAGATCCGGGTACTGCGTCGTGGAGTGGTTGCCCCAGATCGTGACCCCCGAAATGTCCACGACCCGGGCGCCGGCGCGCTCGGCGAGCAAGCCAACCGCGCGATTGTGATCCAGCCGGGTGAGCGCGGTGAAGCGTTCCGCTGGTACGTCGGGAGCATTGCGCTGCGCGATGAGCGCATTCGTGTTCGCCGGGTTGCCCACCACGAGCACGCGCACATCATCTGCGGCGTGTTCATTGATCGCGCGGCCCTGCGGCCCGAAGATGGCGCCGTTGGCCGCGAGCAGGTCCGCGCGCTCCATCCCGGCCGTGCGCGGGCGCGAACCAACGAGCAGCGCGACATTTGTGCCAGCGAAGCCCTCGTCGGGCGTGGTCGAGATATCGATGCTGGCGAGCAGCGGGAACGCCCCATCGATGAGCTCGAGCGCAGCGCCCTCCGCGCCCTTCACGCCCTGCGGGATCTCGAGCAGCCGCAACGCGACAGGCTGATCCGCGCCGAACATCGCGCCGGATGCGATCCGAAACAGCGCGGCGTAGCCGATCTGCCCGCCCGCTCCGGTCACCGTGACGGTGATTGGCTGCGTTGCATTCATCGCGGTCATCAGTTTGCTCCGTATTCGCGCGGGTTCGGACCGTAGTTGCGGCCCGCCTCAAGCGCGGTGACGAACGCGTGCTCCGTCTCCGTGAGCTCAAAGTCGAAGAGATCAGCGTTTTCGAGCATGCGCTCGCGGCGGCTCGTCTTCGGGAAGATGATCGTGCCGTTCTCAATATGCCAGCGCAGCACCACCTGGGCGACGCTCTTGCCGTGTGCTTCGGCGACCTCGACAAGGCGCGGCTGCGTCAGCAGGTCGCTCTTGCCCTGCGCAAGCGGGCCCCATGCCTCGATCGCGATGCCGTTCCCTCGGCAGAAGGCGGTGAGTTCCTGGCGCTGGTGCTCCGGATGCAATTCAATCTGGTTCACCGCGGGGAATTCACCGGTCGCTGCGATGATTCGTTCCAGGTGTTCGACCTCGTGGTTGGAAACGCCTGCGGCCGTGGTGAGCCCAGCCTCGCGGAGGTCCAGCACCTGCTCCCACGCGGAAACGAAGGTGTCCTGACTCGGCACTGGCCAGTGCACCAGGAAGAGGTCGACTCGATCCAGCCCGAGCTTGCCGAGGCTCTCTTCAAGTGCGGCGCGCGCATCCCCCTGGCGGTCGTTCCAGAGCTTCGTGGTGACAAACAGCTCCTCGCGCGGGATTCCGCTCTTCGCGATCGCGGCACCGACCTCCGCCTCGTTGCCATAGATCGCTGCGGTGTCGATGTGGCGGTAGCCCACCTCAAGCGCCTCAGCGACGACCCGTTCAGTCTCGCCTGGCTCCACCAGGAACACCCCGAGACCCACCTGCGGGATCTGGGTGCCGTCGTTCAGTTCAATGTTCGGAATCGGCAGTGCAGTGCTCAATGTACTCCCCCGTGTGGGTCGCGGTTCAGACTCGGACATTCGGCAGTCTACGCCCGCGACCCCACGCTGCCTGATCACCTGAAAGAATAGAGGGATTATGTCGAATCCCGCAGTACGCATCGAGTTCCCAGAGGAGCTTCCGGTCTCGCAGATGCGGGAGGAAATCGCGGACGCGATCCGCGACCACCAGGTCGTGATCGTCGCGGGAGAGACCGGCTCAGGCAAAACCACGCAGCTTCCCAAGATCGCGCTCACCCTCGGCCGCGAACGCATCGCCCACACCCAGCCGCGCCGGATCGCGGCGCGCACGATTGCTGAGCGCATCGCCGAGGAGCTGGGCTCCGAGCTCGGCGGCCTGGTCGGGTATCAGGTCCGATTCACAGACAAAGTTTCGGCCGATACGAAGATCCGCCTGATGACCGACGGGATCCTCCTCAACGCGATCCACCGCGACCGGGATCTCACAGCGTACGACACGATTATCATCGACGAGGCGCACGAGCGCAGCCTGAACATCGACTTTCTGCTCGGCTATCTTCGGACGCTGCTGCCGCGCCGCCCGGATCTCAAGGTCATCATTACTTCAGCAACGATCGACCCCGAGTCGTTCGCGAAGCACTTTGAAGATCCCCGGACGCAGGTGCCGGCCCCGATCATCGAAGTCTCCGGCCGCACGTTCCCCGTCGAAATCCGGTATAGGCCGCTCATCGAGCGCGTCGAGGTCCCCGATCCCAAGGGCGGCGCTCCGAAAGTGCGCACCACGGAGCGCGACATGTTTGACGGGATCGGCGACGCGGTCGACGAGCTCGCGAAGGAAGCGCCCGGCGATGTGCTCGTATTCCTTTCGGGTGAGGCCGAGATCCGGGATGCCGCCGATGCCTTGAACGGCCGCCTGCGCGCCCAGAATCGAGCGGCGCGCACGGAGATTCTGCCGCTGTTCGGCCGCCTCAGCGCGGCCGAACAGCACCGCGTGTTCGAGCGCCGCAGCGGCGCGAACGCTGGCTCCAGGCGTATCGTGCTCGCCACGAACGTCGCGGAGACGTCACTGACGGTGCCGGGCATCCGCTATGTGGTGGATGCGGGCACAGCGCGCATCTCCCGCTACAGCGCCCGCAGCAAAGTGCAGCGGCTCCCGATCGAGGCCGTCTCCCAGGCGAGCGCCAATCAGCGCTCCGGCCGCTCGGGTCGCACGAGCCCCGGTATCGCGATCCGGCTCTACAGCGAAGAAGACTTCGCGTCGCGCCCCGAGTACACCGAGCCGGAGATCCGGCGCACAGGGCTCGCCTCCGTGATCCTGCAGATGCTCTCGCTGGGCCTCGGTGACATCGCGGGCTTCCCGTTTCTCACTCCACCCGACCAGCGCGGGATCGCCGACGGGATCGGGCTACTCACCGAGCTCGGTGCGGTCACGCCCGAGACGGGCGGCGGCAAACGAGCTCGAGCCGGCGGCGAGCGCGGCAACCGCTCCGGTGCGACCCACCGCATCACGAAGATTGGCCGCGAGCTGTCGCGGCTCCCGATCGAACCGCGGTTCGCGCGCATGGTGGTCGAGGCGCGCAACCACGACGTCGTGCCGCAGGTGCTCGCGATTGTGGCGGGGCTCACGATCCAAGATGTGCGCGAGCGTCCCCAAGCGGAGCGCGGCCGTGCTGACGAACTGCATGGACGGTTCAACGACCCGCAGGGCGATCTGATGACGCTGCTCAACCTCTGGAACTATCTGCAGAAGGAGCAGCGCGAGCGGTCCTCAAGTGCGTTCCGGCGGTTGTGCAAGGCGGAGTATCTGAACTTCCTACGTGTGCGCGAGTGGATGGACCTGTACCGCCAGATTGCGCGGATCGCGGGTGTGAAGCGCGGAGACGGGCGCGGGTCAGAATCTCGTGCTGCTGGATCTGGCACTACAGGATCCGGCCCCGCTGGATCCGGCGGCGACGCCCGAGCCGACCTCAGCTCCGAATCCGGCGGGGCCAGCGAGCCGATCCACCGCTCAGTGCTTGCCGGCCTGCTCTCGCAGCTCGGAGTGCGCGATGACAAGCAGGATCGCACCCCGCCGCAGGGCCGGGGTGTTGCCGGCGCAGCAAAGCGGAAACCGTCACAGGAGTACGTCGGCTCGCGCGGTACTCGCTTTGTGCTGTACCCGGGGTCGGTGCTCTCGAAGCGGCCACCCGAGGTCATTATGAGCGTCGAACTCGTCGAAACCTCTCGCCTGTTCGCGCGCTCGAACGCCGTGGTCGATCCCGCGTGGGCTGAAGAGCTCGCTGGCCCACTCGCGAAGCGGCAGCTGTCCGAGCCACGGTGGGAGAAGAAGCAGGGCGCCGCCGTCGCGTATGAGCGCGTCACGCTGTACGGTGTGCCGATCGTGGATCGCCGCCGCGTGCAGCTTGCGCGATTCGACCCGGTGCACGCGCGCGAGCTGTTTATTCGGCACGCGCTCGTCGATGGCGACTGGGAATCGCCGCAGGCCTTCGACCGGGCGAACCGGCAGCTGCGGCGCGAGCTGGAGCAGTTGGAGGAGCGCACGCGCCGCCGCGATATCGTCGGCGACGACGACGCGGTGTTCGAGTTTTACGACGCGAAGATCCCGGCCGACGTGAACTCCACGCGGAGCTTCGAAGGCTGGTGGAAAAAGCAGCGCCTCACCGATCCAAACCTGCTGCACCTGAGCCGCGCCGACCTGTTAGAAGACGAAACCCAGCAGGCCGACGAGAGCGAGTATCCGCGGCAGTGGCAGCACGGCGACCAGTCGTTGAAGCTGCGCTACCGTTTCGACCCCACGGCCGAGGACGACGGAGTAACGGTCAACGTGCCGTTGCCGCTGCTCCCCCGGCTCGACGGCACCGATTTCGAAAAGCTCGTGCCTGGCTTGCGGCAGGAACTCGTCACCGCCCTGATCAAGACGCTTCCGAAGGCAATCCGGAAGCACGTCGTTCCTGCCGGCGACTGGGCGCGCACGCTCCTCTCTGCCGTCGGCCCGCAACTCGATGCGCCCGTGCCGGCAGGGTCCCAGCCGCCGCAGCTCACCGCACTGCTGGCCACCGAGATCCGGCGCCGCACCAGCGTGCCCGTCTCTCCGAATGATTTTGATCCGAGCAGGCTGCCCGCGCACCTCACCCCGACGTTCCGAGTGATTGATGCGCGCGGCCGCACACTCGGCACGAGCAAAGATCTAGGCGAACTGAAATCAGCGCACAAAGAGCAGGCAACGCAGGGCATCGCGAAGGTCGCTGCCGCAGCGCTTCCCAAGAGTGACTTGGAGAAGTCCGGGGTGACCACCTGGGACTTCGGGGATCTGCCGCGCCACGTGGATACCGCGTACGCCAAGGACCGCACGGGCGGGGCTGGCGTGGTGCGCGCGTATCCCGCGATTCGGGATCGCCGCACGAGCGTTGATCTCGTGCTCGTCGCCGACGAGGCCGAGCAGGCACGCCTCTCGCGGCGCGGGATCCGACGCCTTCTTGCACTCAGTTCGCCATCGCCCGCGAGCTATATCCGTTCGCACCTGTCAAACCAGGAGAAGCTGCTGCTGGGCGCCGGGCCGTATCGCTCGCTCGACCAAGCAATTGCGGACGTCTCGCTCGCGGTGTCTGATCGCGTCATCCAGCGCTACGCCCCTGACGGGCTCGTGTGGCGCGCAGACACCTTCGAAGCGATCGCGAACGACTACGCGCGATCGCTCATCGATGACATCTACGCGGCGATCGCGTTGACGGCGCGCGTGCTGGACGGCGTGCGGCTCGCGCGCAAGGCGATCGATGCGGCGAAGTCGATCCAGGTGCTCGGGCAGGTGGCCGATGCGGCGCAGCAAATCGACGGGCTCGTGTGGGCGTCGAGCTCAGACGGCTTCGTCTCACGCACCGGGCTCACGCAGCTCGAGCGGATCCCGGTCTACCTTGAGGCGATCCAGCTGCGCATGCGCGGGCTCACTGAGAACTCGGGCCGCGACCGTGCGTGGCAGAACGAGGTCGACCGGGTGCGCGAGCTCTTCGCGCAGGCCGGCGGCACGATCCCGCTTCCGGACCAGGCACCGCAGCAGCTGGTGCGCGCGCGCTGGCTGATCGAAGAGCTGCGCGTCAGTTTGTTCGCGCAGCAGCTGCGCACCGCGGAACCCGTGTCGGCGCAGCGGATCCAGAAGCTACTGGCCGGGTAGAGGTGGCGTGCTGCGGCAGGAACCCCGCGCCACTGACCCCCAAGTGAACTACTGACCCCCGATTTCACTTATTTCTCGTGAAATTGGGGGTCAGTAGTGAGCTTGAGGGTCAGCAGTAGCGCTGCGACCGCAACCCACGAGCCGCGGATGCGGCAGGAGCGGCAGCGCGCTACTTCTGCGGGGCCTCGGTGAGCACGCGGCGCGCCTCGTGCACGAGCTCAGCCGTGGTGACGAGGTCGTAGCGGCTCGCGACCATCTGCATCACCGACGAGAAGTCGCGGCGGTTCCGGTTCATCGCATAGGAGAGCACTCCGAAGAGCATGCCGAAGCCCGCGCCAATGACGACCGCGGCGAGGAAGACCCCGAGGATAGCCGTGTTGTCCGGCTGGAAGATGAACAGGAGGAGACCGAGGAAGAGGCCGAGGTAGGCGCCGGAGAGGGCACCCATCAGCGCGACGCGACCATAGGTCAGACGGCCAGTGACCCGTTCGACGCTCCGCACGTCGTTGCCGACGATGCTGATCTGCTGCACCGGAAAGCTTGCGCGTGCGAGCACGTCGACAGCGTGCTTCGCGTCTTCGTAGCGGTCGTAGGTGGAGACGATCTCACCCTTTGGGATCTCCGGCATCGTCGGAACGCGGGAGGAGGAAAGGGGGCCAGAGTTGCTCATACTGTAATTCTCCCACTCTGCAGCCCCCAGCGCACTCACCGTTCGCCACGGGCTCACGCAGAGTCCGAGGCGGGTCCCCTCAGGGAGCTGGATATGTGACCACAACTTGCGGGTAACCGGGCACCGGAATCTCCCGCGTCGCGAGTCCGTCGAGCACGACCAGTGTCACGCCGTCCCACCCCTCGTCACGGGTGTTCCCCCCGGCAACGGCCGCGTACTCTGCCCCATCTGCATCGCGCCACACAGCCACGGTCTCATGCGGCAATGCGAGCGGCACCACCTGTTCGGCGCCGCTTTCGAGGTCCAGGATCGACAGATTGGGCGTACCGTCCGCGGAACCGAATGCGCCGGTGCCAACGGTCAGCAGCCGCGTCTCCGCGAGCGCCGTGCCGTGCGCGTGCGAGTTCGCAGCACTGGCCACCGTGCGCTGCGCTCCAGTGCGCGGATCGAGGCCCACGACTGTTTCCCCCTGATAGGGCAGCCAGATCGTGCCGTCAGCTTCGACCGCACCGTAGTGCGCCTTCTCCCACGATGCGAGCCCACCAACTGTGCCGAACGGGGCGACCTCATACGTAGTGGCCGCAAACGTTTCAGCGTCGACGACGGTCACTGTGAAACTGTCGTGGTCAACGGTGGCGGCCCAGGAACCGTCAGGCGCAACGAGCACGTCGAACGGACGCACCCCGACAGGCACGCTCTGCACTACGCTCCGCGTCGCAGTGTCGATCACCTCGAGCCAAGCAGGCCCTGAGCCCTCTGTCACCGCGACATACACTCGCGTGCCGTCTGGCGACACCGCGAGCCCCAGGCCGCCAGGGCGATACTCCCCGGAGGAGATACTCGGCGCCGGGTGCCCAAACGGCACGAGCGCGATCCGCTCCCCCGCCGCCAAATCCACAATCGCCAGGCCCTCGGCCGTCGCGGCGTAGCCAGTTGCGGTGCCGGCCGCATCCGTGTGCACCCCAACGCCCCACGGCGCTGTGCCCACGGTGATGCGCCGCACCACTTCGTCCTCTGCTCGTGCCGGGTCGATCACTGCCACTTCGTCTGAGTGCGCGAGCGAGGCCAGCAGCAACTCGGGGGCGGCGGGATCGGATCCCGGATCCGGTGTCGGATCGGGCGTCTGCCGCCGTTGCTCCTGAGTGGGCGTCGGCTTGGCCTCGGGCACCGGCTCAGGCGCGCAGCCGAGCAGGCCCAGCGCCAGGAGCGCTGGCAGGGCGAGAAGAAGCCGTCGGGTCACTGTGGATCGGGCCATGCGGATAGTTTGCCCGAGGCTGCCTGATCAGGCCCTGCGGATCATAGCTGCAGATCCAAGCTCCGGATCCGGGCTGCGCCGCGACTCTGGCCGTTCCAACCCCCGCCGGTCATCCAAGCGCGCTACCGTAGTGGGGTGAGGACTACGAGGGTATTTGTGGGGCGGCTGGCCGGGCGCAGCGTGTTCGATCCCGTCGGCGACCGGATCGGGAAAGTCCGCGACGTGCTCGTCGTGTTCCGTACCGCGGCAGCGCCTCGCGTTGTCGGTCTCATCGTCGAGATTCCTGGGAAACGCCGGGTGTTCGTGCCGATTGGGCGCGTCACATCCATCGGCTCAGGACAAGTCATCACCACCGGCCTGATCAACGTGCGCCGCTTCCAGCAGCGCGGCGGTGAGACCCGGATGATCGCAGAACTGATTGGGCGTGACGTGCAGCTCGCGGCTGAATCGCCGGGCGCGCCCCCGCTCACTGCGCGGATCGAAGATGCAGCGATTGAGCGCGCTCGCTCGGGCGAGTGGCTGGTGTCAGAAGTGTTCGTGCGGCTGCCGAAGCCCGCCGCACCCTTTAGCCGCGGCGACGCTCGCACGGTGCGCTGGTCGGACGTCCGCCTTCCTGCAGCCGGCGCGCAGTCCGCTGAACTCCTCATTCAGACCATGGTCGATCTCAAGCCAGCCGACCTCGCTGAGACGCTGCTTGAGCTGCCGCAGGCACGCATGATCGAGGTCATCGGTGAGCTCCCGGACGAGCGCGTCGCGGACGCTCTTGAAGAGATGACGGAGCCGGATCAGCTCGCGCTGCTCGCGAACCTGCGCCCCGACCGCACGGCTGACGTCCTCGATCGGATGGAGCCGGACGACGCCGCCGACCTCATCTCGGCTCTGCCTACGGCAAAGGGTGAGGAGCTGCTCGATCTGATGGAGCCGGAAGAGGCCGAGGACGTGCGCCGCCTGCTCGAGTACGACGCGGATACCGCTGGCGGACTCATGAGCCCCTCACCGATCGTGCTCTCTGCCGAATCAAGTGTTGCCGAAGGCCTCGCGATGATCCGCCGTGCAGAGATTCCTCCGGCCATGGCATCCGCCGTGTACGTCACCCACCCGCCATACGAGACGCCCACCGGAGAGTATCTTGGCATGGCGCACTTCCAGCGCATGCTGCGCTTCCCGCCGCACGAACGTCTCGTCGCGCTCGTCGACACTGAGATGGAGCCGGTGACCGTGCACGCGAGCGCTGCGGAGGTCTCACGCCGGCTCGCCAGTTACGACCTCGTCGCACTCCCCGTCGTTGATGACCAGAACCGCCTCGTCGGCGTGGTCACCGTCGACGATGTGCTCGACCATCTGCTTCCCGATGACTGGCGGCACGCAGACGATGAGATCGAGCACGGGGCACGTCAATGAGGCTCTTCAAGCGCGATCCGGGCCTCGATGCGCCCCGTGTGGCAAGCTCGCGCGCGACGCGAACGAGCGGCAGCGCAGCGCAGCGTGTCAGCGGGAACGAACGGTTCGGTCGGTGGACTGAGGGCATTGCACGCGGTATGGGCACCCCGTGGTTCCTGCTCTGCCTCACATTTTTCTGTATTGCCTGGCTCGCGTTCAATACGTGGGGTCCGCAGGATTGGCGCTTCGACTCGGCCGCGCTCGGGTTCACTGCGCTCACGCTGATCCTGTCACTCCAAGCTTCCTACGCGGCTCCCATGATTTTGCTTGCGCAGAACCGTCAGGACGACCGAGACCGCGTGCAGATTGAGCAGGATCGCCAGCGTGCTGAGCGCGCGCTGGCCGATACGGAGTTCCTCGCCCGCGAGGTCGTTGCGCTGCGGCTTGCTATGAAGGATCTGCCCGATCGGGACTTCCTGCGCGCAGAGCTCCGCGCGTTGCTCGCCGAGCTCGAACACGAGCCGGAACCGGAGCAGAAACCGGAAC
This window harbors:
- a CDS encoding magnesium transporter MgtE N-terminal domain-containing protein, producing MRTTRVFVGRLAGRSVFDPVGDRIGKVRDVLVVFRTAAAPRVVGLIVEIPGKRRVFVPIGRVTSIGSGQVITTGLINVRRFQQRGGETRMIAELIGRDVQLAAESPGAPPLTARIEDAAIERARSGEWLVSEVFVRLPKPAAPFSRGDARTVRWSDVRLPAAGAQSAELLIQTMVDLKPADLAETLLELPQARMIEVIGELPDERVADALEEMTEPDQLALLANLRPDRTADVLDRMEPDDAADLISALPTAKGEELLDLMEPEEAEDVRRLLEYDADTAGGLMSPSPIVLSAESSVAEGLAMIRRAEIPPAMASAVYVTHPPYETPTGEYLGMAHFQRMLRFPPHERLVALVDTEMEPVTVHASAAEVSRRLASYDLVALPVVDDQNRLVGVVTVDDVLDHLLPDDWRHADDEIEHGARQ
- a CDS encoding DUF1003 domain-containing protein, which produces MRLFKRDPGLDAPRVASSRATRTSGSAAQRVSGNERFGRWTEGIARGMGTPWFLLCLTFFCIAWLAFNTWGPQDWRFDSAALGFTALTLILSLQASYAAPMILLAQNRQDDRDRVQIEQDRQRAERALADTEFLAREVVALRLAMKDLPDRDFLRAELRALLAELEHEPEPEQKPEPEREPEPEPTQVPAPAPTQEPAPELVRESDPPLTANHAPAADSEEDRT
- a CDS encoding YncE family protein, translated to MARSTVTRRLLLALPALLALGLLGCAPEPVPEAKPTPTQEQRRQTPDPTPDPGSDPAAPELLLASLAHSDEVAVIDPARAEDEVVRRITVGTAPWGVGVHTDAAGTATGYAATAEGLAIVDLAAGERIALVPFGHPAPSISSGEYRPGGLGLAVSPDGTRVYVAVTEGSGPAWLEVIDTATRSVVQSVPVGVRPFDVLVAPDGSWAATVDHDSFTVTVVDAETFAATTYEVAPFGTVGGLASWEKAHYGAVEADGTIWLPYQGETVVGLDPRTGAQRTVASAANSHAHGTALAETRLLTVGTGAFGSADGTPNLSILDLESGAEQVVPLALPHETVAVWRDADGAEYAAVAGGNTRDEGWDGVTLVVLDGLATREIPVPGYPQVVVTYPAP